The DNA window AAACCTGACCGAACCGGCGGGCGAGGGGGATGTGCTGCCCCCGAAGCGGGAGCTTCGCCATGGCGATCTCGCGGTCTTCGATCGCGGCGCTCCCGTCTGGTTCGAGGAGCGCGGCCGCGTGCGCGAAGCCGCGTGCGAGCAGGGTGCCTACGCCGATGCTGCAGCGCACGGTGTCGCTCAGCGCACGGCCCGGCTCACCTGCAACACTACGGCCTACCTGCGTTGGCGCACCCCCTCCTACGACGGCATCGCAGTCTCGTAGCAGGAGGAAGGAGCCGAAATGCGCTACACCTATCCAGCGCTTGTCATCGAGGACGAGCTTGGAGGTTATTGCACGTACCTCAACGATTTCAACCAGGTGACGGAGGGGAGGGATGTTGCCGAGGCCGTGGAGATGGGCGCCGACGCCCTTTGGCTCATAATCGACGACTACCTCCAGCTGGACAAGCCCCTCCCTCAGCCGACGTACCCCGAAGAGCACGAGGGCTTGCTGGTGGCCATCTCGGTCGACGTGAGCACGGAGCGCGGACTGCTTACCACGCGGATGGCCGCGATCGAGCTCGGCGTGAGCGACGCGCGGGTGCGGCAGATGGTGTGCTCGGGCCAGCTGGCCTCCAAGAAGATCGGCCGCGACAGCTACGTCTACCTCTGGAGCATCCGCGAGCGCCAGGCCAACCCGCCCAAGCCCGGCCGCCCCAAGAAAAAGGCCCTCGCCGAACAGCTGTAGCGTCCAGGCGAGGGCCGGTCTTCGGCGAGCGCTACGGCTACTACGCGCCCGTCATGCTGGCGGCGGCGTTGCCTCCGGCCTCGGCCGAGCGCATG is part of the Arabiibacter massiliensis genome and encodes:
- a CDS encoding type II toxin-antitoxin system HicB family antitoxin: MRYTYPALVIEDELGGYCTYLNDFNQVTEGRDVAEAVEMGADALWLIIDDYLQLDKPLPQPTYPEEHEGLLVAISVDVSTERGLLTTRMAAIELGVSDARVRQMVCSGQLASKKIGRDSYVYLWSIRERQANPPKPGRPKKKALAEQL